A stretch of Dietzia lutea DNA encodes these proteins:
- a CDS encoding acyl-CoA dehydrogenase, with protein MTPSHLMSRADLDFLLHDWLRVSELTGRERYADHSRETIEAVLDLSAELAETYFAPHFRKADLTEPRLVGEEVELIPEIGEALAKFAEADLVGAAMDSRVGGLQLPYTAYLACMAWFYAANISTAAYPLLTTGNANLLLTHGSDEQIRKYVEPMIQGRFTGTMCLSEPHAGSNLADITTRAEPQPDGTYRLFGQKMWISGGEHQMAENIVHLVLAKVPGSPPGTRGISLFIVPKFLVDDDGSLGERNDIVITGLNHKMGFRGTVNTMPTLGQGMHAPGGRPGAVGYLVGEENTGLKKMFTMMNEARLGVGLGATAIGYTGYLKSLDYARNRPQGRPAGADPSTPQVMLTRHTDVRRMLLAQKSYVEGALALGLFCARLVDDEKTGTPEESTAAKTLLDVLTPIAKSWPSQWCLKANELAVQVLGGAGYTIDYDVEQHYRDNRLNPIHEGTHGIQGQDLLGRKVVAGGGAGLAALTGRITATCDRAATAGGVVAELASLLRPRVTRLIEVTTALAEVGATDPEAFLADATEYLEATGHVVIAWIWIEQLLALGDRVTAVTAAGAGAGGDGEGGARDAGGAGDGASASDAFAAGKLRAAEYFLRRELPIVDAKFDLLVAGDRTTLDMRDDWF; from the coding sequence CTCGATTTCCTCCTGCACGACTGGCTGCGGGTGTCCGAGCTGACCGGGCGCGAGCGCTACGCCGACCACTCCCGCGAGACGATCGAGGCTGTGCTGGACCTGTCGGCCGAGCTCGCCGAGACGTACTTCGCGCCCCACTTCCGCAAGGCCGACCTCACCGAGCCCCGGCTCGTGGGCGAGGAGGTCGAGCTCATCCCCGAGATCGGCGAGGCGCTGGCGAAGTTCGCCGAGGCGGACCTCGTGGGCGCGGCGATGGACTCCCGCGTCGGCGGCCTGCAGCTGCCCTACACCGCGTACCTGGCGTGCATGGCGTGGTTCTACGCGGCCAACATCTCCACGGCCGCCTATCCGCTGCTCACCACCGGCAACGCCAACCTGCTGCTCACCCACGGCTCCGACGAGCAGATCCGGAAGTACGTCGAGCCGATGATCCAGGGCCGGTTCACGGGGACGATGTGCCTGTCCGAGCCGCACGCCGGCTCCAACCTCGCCGACATCACCACGCGCGCCGAGCCCCAGCCCGACGGCACCTACCGCCTGTTCGGCCAGAAGATGTGGATCTCCGGCGGCGAGCACCAGATGGCCGAGAACATCGTCCACCTCGTCCTGGCCAAGGTGCCCGGCTCCCCGCCCGGCACCCGCGGCATCAGCCTGTTCATCGTGCCCAAGTTCCTCGTCGACGACGACGGCTCGCTCGGCGAGCGCAACGACATCGTCATCACCGGCCTCAACCACAAGATGGGCTTCCGCGGCACGGTCAACACCATGCCCACTCTCGGGCAGGGCATGCACGCCCCCGGCGGGCGGCCGGGCGCGGTCGGGTACCTCGTGGGCGAGGAGAACACCGGCCTCAAGAAGATGTTCACGATGATGAACGAGGCCCGTCTCGGCGTGGGCCTGGGCGCCACGGCCATCGGCTACACCGGCTACCTCAAGTCGCTGGACTACGCGCGCAACCGGCCCCAGGGCAGGCCCGCCGGCGCGGATCCGTCGACGCCGCAGGTGATGCTCACCCGCCACACGGACGTCCGGCGGATGCTGCTCGCCCAGAAGTCGTACGTGGAGGGCGCGCTGGCGCTGGGCCTGTTCTGCGCGAGATTGGTCGACGACGAGAAGACGGGTACTCCGGAGGAGTCGACGGCGGCGAAGACGCTCCTGGACGTCCTCACCCCGATCGCCAAATCGTGGCCGTCGCAGTGGTGCCTCAAGGCCAACGAGCTGGCGGTGCAGGTGCTCGGCGGGGCCGGGTACACGATCGACTACGACGTCGAACAGCACTATCGCGACAACCGCCTCAATCCCATCCACGAGGGCACCCACGGCATCCAGGGGCAGGACCTGCTGGGCCGGAAGGTCGTGGCCGGCGGCGGCGCCGGGTTGGCCGCGCTCACCGGGCGCATCACCGCCACGTGCGACCGGGCGGCCACGGCCGGCGGGGTCGTCGCCGAGCTGGCCTCGCTGCTGCGCCCGCGCGTCACCCGGCTCATCGAGGTCACCACCGCGCTCGCCGAGGTCGGCGCAACCGACCCGGAGGCGTTCCTGGCCGACGCCACCGAGTACCTCGAGGCCACCGGGCACGTGGTGATCGCGTGGATCTGGATCGAGCAGTTGCTGGCGCTGGGCGACCGGGTGACGGCGGTCACTGCGGCTGGCGCGGGCGCCGGGGGCGATGGCGAGGGCGGCGCACGCGATGCGGGCGGGGCGGGCGACGGCGCCTCGGCGTCCGACGCCTTCGCCGCCGGCAAGCTCAGGGCGGCCGAGTACTTCCTGCGCCGAGAACTGCCGATCGTCGACGCCAAGTTCGACCTGCTCGTCGCCGGCGACCGCACGACGCTGGACATGCGCGACGACTGGTTCTGA